The following is a genomic window from Bubalus bubalis isolate 160015118507 breed Murrah chromosome 6, NDDB_SH_1, whole genome shotgun sequence.
GGAGGGGTGCTCTGCTGTtgaagggggaaggagagggaccTTCAGGCAGACCCCTCTGCTTGAAGTCACAGCCACCTGAGGGGTTTAACCCCTGACTCCTGACCCTCCCATAACCCCTGAGCTCATACCTTACGCTGGGAGGTTCCCCTGATCCCTGCCTCCCCTCATTTTGTGCTGTATCACCTCTAACTTTCCTCTGCTCCCTGTCCTCTTCATGCCTGACACCCAGCCCAAATCTAAGCCCCCTCTCAACGCCCTCTGCCACCCCACCACTCTCGGTCTCTTCAGTCCATCCCTGAGCCCCAAGGCATgcctctccttccccattccatcacTCCTGCAACCAGTGCCTTTCTCCAAGGATGTACCTGTGGGGGTCCCCAAGCCTCCTTTGGGTGTTAGCCTGTTCCTCCTCCCAGATCCCCAGCTCCCATCCTGGGGCTCACTCAACATAGTAGGAAGCTCTTTGGGGAGGGGCACAGGGCAGCATGAGCCATCCCCAGCACCGAACCTGAGGGGCCCTCCCTGTGTTCTCGGGCTGCCACATCCCAGGGCAGTTTCCCACCTGCCACCTTCCACCCCTCTATGCCGACTGCCTGGTGGGACACGTCCTCCTTGTCCCTCATGCCCCAGGCACAGCCTGTCCCTTCCCCCAGCTCCCTAAAACTCAAGCACAGCTGTGCACACCCACCCTCCAGGCCCCTGCCTGTGCCCCTGGGGCTCTCCCATGTTCGTCTGTGCCTGCTGGGGCAGGAAGCTGGCTTTCCAGGCTGGGCGGGTGGAGAGGGTTGGAGGGGGGCCACTGTGTTCACCACATCAGCCCACGATAGGAGGGCTGGGTCCTGTTCTCCCCCATCCCCTGCCATGGGCAGGGCCTGGCCCGGGTATAAATAGGTCAGACTGCTGGGTTCTCCCcattcttcctctctccccatcaTCTCTCCCCAGCACTTCCTCTCTCTTGGTGAGTTGTGGTCGCCTGACTGGCACGCAAGGGGTGTCAGGCCGAGGCggggggcaggagaaaggggggtgggtgggggccagAGGCGCTAAACAGGTCCAGATGTGAGATTCCGATGTGGAGGCTCTGgggtgggtggtgtgtgtgtgcattcaggaAAGAACAACAAGTGTGCAGGTGGCTGGTGGGAACTGTCTGAGGGGTTCTGTGATGCCGGGGCTTGTGTGTGGCGTTGCTGCTGTATGTGACTGGTGGGTGTGCACGTTGGCTGGTGTCTGCTGGGTGGCACACTTGGGTGTGGAAAGCATAGTGAAGGCAGAAGGCGCCTGTGGGCTCTGGCTGGTTATGTCCTAGGAGCCTCGGTCCTGCACCAGCAGCCCGGCCCAAGGGAGGGTGGCCTCCCCGTCCCTCCCCTGCATCCGTGCCTCTGCCACCTCACCCTGCCCCTCCCTATGCACTGGTTTTTTCCGCTAGGCCCCTGGGCAAGCCTCCAGCAGCCTCGCCCAGCCCAGTGCTGGGAGGGGGAAagaatgggatggggtggggctgcTGTGGGCTGAGCTCAGGAGTGGGTGAAGGGACCAAGTGAGGGTGGAGGAAGTGCTCCTGGGGAGCTGGCTGCCTGGAACCCGGAGCCTGAGCACCAGGCCCTGCAGGGTTTTGCTGCTCCAAGCATACATTTCCCTCTCTCGCTAGGAGCTGAACCCCTTTCTGGATGGGAACAGTATCACCAATGTGCTCCCTGAGGGATGGGAGTCGGGGGCATTTACAAATATatagctgggggtggggtggggaaaataAGGTTGTCTCTGTgaccctgcccccagctcctgaCTGCTGCCATGGCataccccctggagaaggccctCGATGTGATGGTGTCCACCTTCCACAAGTACTCGGGCAAGGAGGGTGACAAGTTCAAGCTCAACAAGTCTGAGCTAAAGGAGCTGCTGACCCGGGAGCTGCCCAGCTTCTTGGGGGTGAGTGATACTGCCTGGGAGGCACCCGTCCTCTGTTCAGCATTACCTACAGCTGGCATCTGCTGCCGACATGGGCAATTTCCGGGCAGAGAGCTTACCCTGGGTGCCTGTGGCCAAAGCACGGTGAGCACCTGCTGCTCACTTCCTAGCACCCTCAGAAAGAGGGCAGAGTGAGCAGATAGGGTATGGTGCTCTGTACAACTTCCCTGGAgggaaactgatgctcagagaggctaagtaacttcCCAAGGAAGTCAGTGTTTAAAGCTGAGATCATGAACTGCGATGGTGAAACTCTTGCCATCACTCCAGCAatgaacctcttttttttttttttttttttaagattctgtgaAAGTTATATgccttcttattctttttttttttcctagttgaaATAtcgttgatttacagtgtgttcatttcaggtgtacagcaaagtgatttagctatatatacacatctattttttcagattcttttccattataagttattacacaatattgaatacagttccctgtgttatacagtaaatccttgttgcttatctcttttatatatagtagtgtatatctgttaatctcatattCCTATTTTATCACCATCCGCCCGCCCCATAAACCATTTTTGAGTTTCTATTTGGGTTGTGGAGGTGAAGATATAGTTCTCTGGAGACACTCACACACCTACAGAATTCTCCTGAGCAATCCCAGTTGCCGTCTGTATCAGTCTTTACGCTTTCATGACCATTGTATAATTGGACTCTTAAAATGACCTTGGTAGAAGAGGCTGTGGTCTCCGTTATGCAGTTGTACCCAGGTCCTCAGACTTCATCTGAGGGGTAGCTTAGCCCCTAGGGCTGGAGGTCCAAAGCCAGGCCCCAAAGGGGTGCCTGTGGCTTCCTGAGCTCCCATCTGGAGCTCAAGCCTCACCCAGTCCTAGCTctgccccactcccccaccccgacCTCGCTTCCGGTTTCCACCCGTAGCCTCTTCCTCCTGCAGAAAAGGACGGATGAAGCTGCGTTCCAGAAACTGATGAGCAACCTGGACTGCAACAAGGACAACGAGGTGGACTTCCAGGAGTACTGCGTCTTCCTGTCCTGCATCGCCATGATGTGCAATGAGTTCTTCGAAGGTTTCCCTGATAAGCAACCCCGGAAAAAGTGAAGGCTCCTCAGGTGTGGGTAGTGGGGGGCTGCCAGCTGGGGTCTTTCCTGTTGGCGGTGGGCACATCACCTCACCCTGGCTCCTCCAGACGTGAGCACCATACtgaacaagttcaataaagattCTTGAAAGCTATGAGGCTGATGGTCTGAGAAACTccgggggtgtgggggtggggcctgagggATGCGTTGcgggggcagtggggtgggggtaaTGGAGGATGCTGGGAGCTGAGTTGCCGTCTTGTGGAGAGTGGAGAGCCGACTAGTGAGGGTGGGAGACCGATGTGGGggactgtgcatgtgtgtggaagACAGAGGCGACTCCGGATGGGGTCAAAGGCAGGGAAAGGGACCCCAGAGGCTTGGAATGTCCTAGCTGTAGGATCTTAGACAGTGTTCTCACCCATCCCACCTCCCCAGCCTTGCCTCTGGCAGGACCTCTGACTGAGGCTGGGATGGATTCGGAGGTCACATCTGCTCCTGGCTGGGGCCTGGAATGGAGTGTGGGTGCCCTGGGATGGTGGGGAAAGGGCTGAGTCATGGGGAGGAAGTAGTGAGGCCAGagtggaatggggaggaaggcTCAGTCCTGACACTTACAGCTCGGACCCTGCCTGCCATCTGTTCCAGTGCCCTGGCTTCCGGCCCCAGGAAAGATGAATCCTTCCTGTCCAGGGTCAGATCAGGGAGGTGACATGGAGGAAGGGCAGGTTGATGGCCACAGCATGAGAATATCATCCTTCTCTAAGCCTATCTCTCCGGAGGCCCTGGGATGAGATTTGTTACCAGTTAACAGTCATGTTCCATCAGAGGAGGACAAAGGACCTTGGAACTGAAGAGTGGACAGTAactgggctgggagggagggagatagTGGGAGGCGACCAGAGTTTTGGAGACAAAATTCTAGGCATAAAATCTGATAAGTGAATTGagact
Proteins encoded in this region:
- the S100A4 gene encoding protein S100-A4, with product MAYPLEKALDVMVSTFHKYSGKEGDKFKLNKSELKELLTRELPSFLGKRTDEAAFQKLMSNLDCNKDNEVDFQEYCVFLSCIAMMCNEFFEGFPDKQPRKK